One segment of Deltaproteobacteria bacterium DNA contains the following:
- a CDS encoding DegQ family serine endoprotease, with protein sequence MMRRLDSFSMARRWLVSRVILLLGALLLPLNYSWADNGKLWVDSTSQEPLINLQLPSFAPIIDKLSPAVVNISTEGKETAPNSLRGGQPGFGLPNQPPDSPFEFFFQFPMPPQQPRSFSSLGSGFVIHPDGYIVTNNHVVDKASKIVVRFRDDKTEYDAKLIGKDPKTDLALVKVEAPKKLQSVVLGNSDSLQPGDWVIAIGNPFRLGHTVTVGIVSATSRKVGGPYDDFIQTDASINPGNSGGPLFNANGEVVGVNTAIYSPSVLGSSGFNVGIGFAIPINMVKGIMTQLHSSGKVMRGWLGVLIQPVSSDVAEAMGLSTAEGALVADVVDKSPAMEAGIKRGDVITKYDGRIVTENDDLPLMVADTQINKTVSVEVIRDKKPKIISVKIRELVEQDELDELAQGQESKLGLSVQDITPDLAKGLNLEDTNGVIVSQVVPESAAEKAGLRRGDIVLEVGGKPISSSEEFSKATKDVVSGKPMLLLVKRGDNTIFLTIKVE encoded by the coding sequence ATGATGCGAAGGTTGGATAGTTTTTCAATGGCTAGGCGGTGGCTTGTGTCACGAGTGATTTTGCTTCTTGGCGCGTTATTGCTGCCGCTTAATTATTCTTGGGCTGATAATGGCAAGTTGTGGGTAGATAGCACCTCTCAGGAGCCTCTAATTAACTTGCAGTTGCCGAGCTTTGCGCCGATTATAGATAAGTTAAGTCCAGCGGTGGTAAACATTTCGACCGAAGGAAAAGAAACTGCCCCAAATTCACTTCGCGGCGGTCAGCCTGGATTTGGTTTGCCCAATCAGCCGCCCGACTCGCCGTTTGAGTTTTTTTTCCAATTCCCAATGCCTCCACAGCAACCTCGAAGTTTTTCTAGTTTGGGTAGTGGTTTTGTCATTCACCCAGATGGGTATATCGTAACGAATAATCATGTTGTCGATAAAGCTTCTAAGATCGTCGTTCGCTTTCGCGATGACAAGACTGAGTACGATGCCAAGCTCATTGGCAAGGATCCAAAAACGGATCTGGCATTAGTAAAAGTGGAGGCACCCAAAAAATTACAATCTGTGGTGCTCGGCAATTCGGACTCCTTGCAGCCAGGGGATTGGGTCATTGCTATAGGCAATCCATTTCGCTTAGGTCATACGGTGACTGTAGGCATAGTGTCTGCTACTTCGCGAAAAGTAGGCGGGCCATATGACGATTTTATTCAGACAGACGCTTCGATTAATCCTGGAAATTCCGGTGGGCCGTTATTTAACGCTAATGGCGAGGTAGTAGGTGTAAATACTGCTATTTATTCCCCAAGCGTTTTAGGGTCATCGGGTTTTAATGTAGGCATTGGCTTTGCCATTCCCATTAATATGGTTAAGGGGATTATGACTCAACTGCATTCGAGCGGCAAGGTAATGCGTGGGTGGTTAGGGGTGTTAATACAGCCAGTTTCTTCGGATGTAGCGGAGGCTATGGGTTTAAGCACGGCTGAAGGTGCTTTAGTGGCTGATGTCGTTGACAAGAGTCCGGCGATGGAAGCTGGAATTAAGCGTGGAGATGTCATTACGAAGTATGACGGAAGGATAGTGACTGAAAACGACGACCTTCCGCTAATGGTTGCTGACACTCAAATCAACAAGACGGTGTCGGTTGAGGTTATTCGGGATAAGAAGCCAAAAATAATATCCGTAAAAATACGCGAACTCGTTGAACAAGATGAGCTCGACGAATTAGCTCAGGGGCAAGAAAGCAAGTTAGGCCTAAGCGTTCAGGATATCACGCCGGACTTAGCGAAGGGCTTAAACCTAGAAGATACTAATGGAGTTATTGTGTCTCAGGTGGTGCCAGAAAGCGCTGCAGAAAAGGCGGGACTTAGGAGGGGAGATATCGTTTTAGAGGTTGGAGGAAAGCCTATTAGCTCTTCAGAAGAATTTAGCAAGGCTA
- a CDS encoding DUF1844 domain-containing protein, whose amino-acid sequence MPAVDFSSFVVSLATQAMVMLGELPNPETRVKSFNPEVARHTIDIISMLAEKTKNNLTVEEEKMVGEILASLRIAYVDRVRATNNDAKVG is encoded by the coding sequence ATGCCAGCAGTGGATTTTTCCTCGTTTGTGGTAAGTTTGGCAACGCAGGCAATGGTGATGTTGGGAGAGCTTCCCAATCCGGAAACAAGGGTAAAGTCCTTTAATCCCGAGGTAGCAAGGCATACGATTGACATTATTTCCATGCTTGCTGAAAAGACAAAAAACAACCTCACTGTGGAAGAAGAAAAAATGGTAGGCGAGATACTCGCCAGTTTGAGAATAGCTTATGTCGATAGAGTTAGGGCAACGAATAATGATGCGAAGGTTGGATAG